The Miltoncostaea oceani genome includes a region encoding these proteins:
- the dapA gene encoding 4-hydroxy-tetrahydrodipicolinate synthase, whose amino-acid sequence MLGTILTAMVTPFDPDLRVDEAAATTLAHHLVEHGSDGLVMAGTTGEASTLTDDEKVALYRLAVREVGGRASVVAGTGSNDTAHSVHLTRLAAEAGVDAVLVVTPYYNRPPRAGIIGHVTAIAEVGLPVVLYNIPGRSGINMEPDLIAELAFIDNVTSLKQANPDPDELAAVAGIPDLTLYAGNDDMTLAVARLGGAGVISVASHLVGEQMAAVVEAERKGDHDEARRRDGELAALYEGLFVTTSPILIKAALEMIGLIPSDRLRLPLVEATPVQRDILRSVLERQGILSRA is encoded by the coding sequence GTGCTCGGCACCATCCTGACCGCCATGGTGACGCCGTTCGACCCCGACCTCCGGGTCGACGAGGCGGCCGCCACCACCCTCGCCCACCACCTCGTGGAGCACGGCTCCGACGGCCTGGTGATGGCGGGGACGACCGGTGAGGCGTCGACGCTCACCGACGACGAGAAGGTCGCGCTCTACCGCCTCGCGGTCCGCGAGGTCGGCGGGCGCGCCAGCGTCGTCGCCGGCACGGGCAGCAACGACACCGCCCACTCGGTGCACCTCACGCGGCTCGCCGCGGAGGCGGGCGTCGACGCGGTGCTCGTCGTGACCCCGTACTACAACCGTCCGCCGCGGGCCGGGATCATCGGCCACGTCACGGCCATCGCCGAGGTCGGCCTGCCGGTCGTGCTCTACAACATCCCCGGCCGCAGCGGGATCAACATGGAGCCCGACCTGATCGCCGAGCTCGCCTTCATCGACAACGTCACGTCGCTGAAGCAGGCGAACCCCGACCCCGACGAGCTGGCGGCCGTCGCGGGCATCCCGGACCTCACCCTCTACGCCGGCAACGACGACATGACGCTCGCCGTCGCCCGGCTGGGCGGCGCCGGCGTGATCTCGGTCGCGTCGCACCTCGTCGGCGAGCAGATGGCCGCCGTCGTCGAGGCGGAGCGCAAGGGCGACCACGACGAGGCCCGACGGCGCGACGGCGAGCTCGCCGCGCTGTACGAGGGCCTCTTCGTCACCACCAGCCCCATCCTGATCAAGGCGGCACTCGAGATGATCGGACTGATCCCCTCGGACCGCCTGCGCCTCCCCCTGGTCGAGGCGACGCCCGTGCAGCGCGACATCCTGCGCAGCGTGCTCGAGCGCCAGGGCATTCTCTCGCGGGCATAG
- a CDS encoding cupin domain-containing protein: MGDWTKVSEGDVEERERRGGGAASRDLAGALGAQGLTLRVWRYQPGNEMAYHRHHEQEEIYQLLAGGPQEVYVEGEVVTVEDGEWLRFAKGVARRIQNHSDREAVWLTMGAPPGTGITDGIRIDPETGQEIPRT; the protein is encoded by the coding sequence ATGGGCGACTGGACCAAGGTCTCGGAGGGCGACGTCGAGGAGCGGGAGCGCCGCGGCGGCGGTGCCGCGTCACGCGACCTCGCGGGGGCGCTCGGCGCGCAGGGCCTGACCCTGCGGGTGTGGCGGTACCAACCCGGCAACGAGATGGCGTACCACCGCCACCACGAGCAGGAGGAGATCTACCAGCTGCTCGCCGGCGGTCCCCAGGAGGTCTACGTCGAGGGTGAGGTCGTGACCGTCGAGGACGGGGAGTGGCTCCGCTTCGCGAAGGGCGTCGCCCGCCGCATCCAGAACCACTCGGACCGCGAGGCGGTGTGGCTCACCATGGGGGCGCCCCCCGGGACGGGCATCACCGACGGCATCCGGATCGACCCGGAGACCGGCCAGGAGATCCCGCGCACGTGA
- a CDS encoding ATP-binding protein, whose amino-acid sequence MAARVHLELPARPASLPGVHGAVAGLEAPELGDEGRGDLALIAVELVTNAMRHSGSTEPVGLDVTAVPGAVRIEVRDRGPGFDPDPGTPTLRQVGGRGLFLVEQLADRWGYAHDGDGFLVWAELWTGGHTRHRRVPPRMLALGDAVDDPPEPPVPGDEEIAALPDAVLKDELNLLAEDERRVSARRRRLHAHIDAMRREVARRLSSPRTDAILSEADLAELARLLAGRMPPAPRPAGDDR is encoded by the coding sequence ATGGCCGCGCGCGTCCACCTCGAGCTGCCCGCGCGACCCGCGTCGCTGCCCGGCGTGCACGGGGCGGTCGCGGGGCTGGAGGCGCCGGAGCTGGGGGACGAGGGCCGCGGCGACCTCGCGCTGATCGCGGTCGAGCTCGTGACGAACGCGATGCGGCACTCGGGGTCCACCGAACCCGTCGGCCTCGACGTGACGGCGGTGCCGGGGGCGGTGCGCATCGAGGTCCGCGACCGGGGACCCGGCTTCGACCCCGACCCGGGCACGCCGACCCTCCGCCAGGTCGGGGGCCGCGGGCTCTTCCTCGTCGAGCAGCTCGCCGACCGCTGGGGGTACGCGCACGACGGCGACGGCTTCCTCGTCTGGGCCGAGCTGTGGACGGGCGGCCACACCCGCCACCGCCGGGTCCCGCCGCGGATGCTCGCCCTCGGCGACGCGGTCGACGACCCCCCGGAGCCGCCCGTGCCCGGCGACGAGGAGATCGCGGCGCTCCCGGACGCCGTCCTCAAGGACGAGCTGAACCTGCTGGCCGAGGACGAGCGCCGCGTGTCGGCGCGCCGGCGCCGCCTGCACGCCCACATCGACGCGATGCGCCGCGAGGTCGCCCGCCGCCTCTCCTCGCCGCGCACCGACGCGATCCTGAGCGAGGCCGACCTCGCCGAGCTCGCGCGCCTGCTCGCCGGACGGATGCCGCCGGCGCCGCGTCCCGCGGGGGACGACCGGTAG
- a CDS encoding pyruvate carboxylase, giving the protein MTTAAAPRRIRKLLVANRSEIAIRVFRAATELGLRTVAIYSLEDRFALHRFKADEAYQVGRGAEPVRAYLGIEEIMRVARDCGADAIHPGYGFLAENPELAEACVREGITWVGPPRMVMDRLGNKVEARALAERAGVPVMPATGALPDEPAEWRRQADEVGFPLMVKASWGGGGRGMRMVHDPAELEEAVATGRREARAAFGNGEVFLERLVERAWHIEVQILADEHGNVVHLHERDCTVQRRHQKVVEIAPSPRLDPRLRREICDAAVRLMTEARYVCAGTVEFLVDAERGEFFFIEVNPRVQVEHTVTEVVTGIDIVKAQIRLAQGATIGEDDCGVPPQDGIRVNGSAMQCRITTEDPENHFIPDYGRISAYREATGFGIRLDGGTAYSSAVITPFYDSLLEKVTAWAPTHEESVLRMDRALREFRIRGVRTNLPFLEALISHPRFRAGDYTTRFIDETPELFRFRPRRDRATRLLQFIAEVLVNGNPEVAGRARPEHLRVPRIPDVPPRPEEPRGTRDILEELGPEGFSRWMRDERRLLLTDTTFRDAHQSLLATRFRTHDLVGPAPYYARHLSGLLSLEAWGGATFDVAMRFLREDPWDRLARLRAAVPNILIQMLLRSSNAVGYTNYPDNVVRFFVQQAAEGGVDLFRVFDSLNWVENMHVAMDAVLESGKLLEASICYTGDLTDPTRTKYDLAYYTGMARQLEDAGAHILGIKDMAGLCKPEAARMLVTALKAEIGIPIHFHTHDTSGISAASVLAAADAGVDAADVAMDPMSGLTSQPNLGSIVEALRGGPRDTGFEREPLARAAAYWEAVRDAYAGFESEMRAGAAEVYEHEMPGGQYTNLRQQARALGIESRWREVAGTYAAVNRMFGDIVKVTPTSKVVGDLAVYMVTNDLTPDDVLDPDHEIAFPDSVVEFFHGDLGQPHGGFPEALQRKVLKGEPPLTVRPGQVLEPIDIDAARAEVEKAVRRRVSDQELAGYLMYPKVFTDFAEHQRTYGDVSVLPTPVFLHGMTRDEELFVDIERGKTLVIRFLTIGEADDEGRRTIFFELNGQPREVKVVDRSVAPTGPGRRMADEGDPTHVPAPMPGLVVAVLAHEGDRVERGDRLLSIEAMKMETGVFADRDGVVLEVLVGAGTQVDTKQLMVVVGDPADPGGDGDDDGDGAGGDGG; this is encoded by the coding sequence ATGACCACCGCGGCGGCCCCCCGCCGGATCCGCAAGCTCCTCGTCGCGAACCGCAGTGAGATCGCGATCCGCGTCTTCCGCGCCGCCACCGAGCTCGGGCTGCGCACCGTCGCGATCTACTCCCTCGAGGACCGGTTCGCGCTCCACCGGTTCAAGGCCGACGAGGCGTACCAGGTGGGCCGCGGGGCGGAGCCGGTGCGGGCCTACCTCGGCATCGAGGAGATCATGCGCGTCGCCCGCGACTGCGGCGCCGACGCCATCCACCCCGGCTACGGCTTCCTCGCCGAGAACCCCGAGCTCGCCGAGGCGTGCGTCCGCGAGGGGATCACCTGGGTCGGCCCGCCGCGGATGGTGATGGACCGCCTCGGCAACAAGGTCGAGGCCCGCGCCCTCGCCGAACGCGCCGGCGTGCCCGTCATGCCGGCGACGGGGGCGTTGCCGGACGAGCCCGCCGAGTGGCGCCGCCAGGCCGACGAGGTCGGCTTCCCCCTCATGGTGAAGGCGAGCTGGGGCGGCGGCGGGCGCGGAATGCGCATGGTCCACGACCCCGCGGAGCTCGAGGAGGCCGTCGCGACCGGCCGGCGCGAGGCCCGCGCCGCGTTCGGCAACGGCGAGGTGTTCCTCGAGCGCCTCGTCGAGCGCGCCTGGCACATCGAGGTGCAGATCCTCGCCGACGAGCACGGCAACGTCGTCCACCTCCACGAACGCGACTGCACCGTGCAGCGCCGCCACCAGAAGGTCGTCGAGATCGCGCCGTCGCCGCGCCTCGACCCCCGCCTGCGCCGGGAGATCTGCGACGCCGCGGTCCGCCTCATGACCGAGGCGCGGTACGTCTGCGCCGGCACCGTCGAGTTCCTCGTCGACGCCGAACGCGGCGAGTTCTTCTTCATCGAGGTCAACCCCCGCGTCCAGGTCGAGCACACCGTCACCGAGGTCGTCACGGGGATCGACATCGTGAAGGCGCAGATCCGCCTCGCGCAGGGCGCCACCATCGGCGAGGACGACTGCGGGGTGCCGCCGCAGGACGGGATCCGGGTCAACGGCAGCGCGATGCAGTGCCGCATCACCACCGAGGACCCCGAGAACCACTTCATCCCCGACTACGGCCGCATCAGCGCCTACCGCGAGGCGACGGGCTTCGGCATCCGCCTCGACGGCGGCACCGCCTACTCGTCCGCGGTCATCACGCCGTTCTACGACTCGCTCCTCGAGAAGGTGACGGCGTGGGCGCCGACCCACGAGGAGTCGGTGCTGCGGATGGACCGGGCGCTGCGGGAGTTCCGGATCCGCGGCGTCCGCACCAACCTGCCGTTCCTCGAGGCCCTCATCTCCCACCCGCGGTTCCGGGCCGGCGACTACACCACCCGCTTCATCGACGAGACACCGGAGCTGTTCCGGTTCCGGCCCCGCCGCGACCGCGCGACCCGGCTGCTGCAGTTCATCGCGGAGGTCCTCGTCAACGGCAACCCCGAGGTCGCGGGGCGCGCCCGGCCGGAGCACCTCCGGGTGCCGCGCATCCCCGACGTCCCGCCCCGCCCCGAGGAGCCCCGCGGCACCCGCGACATCCTCGAGGAGCTCGGGCCCGAGGGGTTCTCGCGGTGGATGCGCGACGAACGCCGCCTGCTCCTCACCGACACGACGTTCCGCGACGCCCACCAGTCCCTCCTCGCGACGCGGTTCCGCACCCACGACCTCGTCGGCCCGGCGCCCTACTACGCCCGGCACCTCTCCGGGCTGCTGTCGCTGGAGGCGTGGGGTGGCGCGACGTTCGACGTCGCCATGCGGTTCCTCCGCGAGGACCCCTGGGACCGCCTCGCACGGCTCCGCGCCGCGGTGCCGAACATCCTCATCCAGATGCTCCTGCGGTCGTCGAACGCCGTCGGCTACACCAACTACCCCGACAACGTCGTCCGGTTCTTCGTGCAGCAGGCCGCCGAGGGCGGGGTCGACCTGTTCCGCGTGTTCGACAGCCTCAACTGGGTCGAGAACATGCACGTCGCGATGGACGCGGTCCTCGAGAGCGGGAAGCTGCTCGAGGCGAGCATCTGCTACACCGGCGACCTCACCGACCCGACGCGCACGAAGTACGACCTCGCCTACTACACGGGCATGGCGCGGCAGCTCGAGGACGCCGGCGCCCACATCCTCGGCATCAAGGACATGGCGGGCCTCTGCAAGCCCGAGGCCGCCCGCATGCTGGTCACCGCCCTGAAGGCGGAGATCGGCATCCCCATCCACTTCCACACGCACGACACCAGCGGCATCTCCGCCGCGTCGGTCCTCGCCGCCGCCGACGCCGGCGTCGACGCCGCCGACGTCGCGATGGACCCCATGAGCGGCCTCACCTCGCAGCCGAACCTCGGCTCGATCGTGGAGGCGCTCCGGGGCGGTCCCCGCGACACCGGGTTCGAGCGCGAGCCGCTCGCCCGGGCCGCCGCCTACTGGGAGGCCGTGCGCGACGCCTACGCCGGCTTCGAGAGCGAGATGCGGGCCGGCGCCGCCGAGGTCTACGAGCACGAGATGCCCGGCGGCCAGTACACGAACCTGCGCCAGCAGGCGCGCGCCCTCGGCATCGAGTCGCGGTGGCGCGAGGTCGCCGGCACCTACGCCGCCGTGAACCGCATGTTCGGCGACATCGTCAAGGTCACGCCGACCTCGAAGGTGGTCGGCGACCTCGCCGTCTACATGGTCACCAACGACCTGACGCCCGACGACGTCCTCGACCCGGACCACGAGATCGCGTTCCCCGACTCCGTCGTCGAGTTCTTCCACGGCGACCTCGGCCAGCCCCACGGCGGATTCCCCGAGGCGCTGCAGCGCAAGGTGCTGAAGGGGGAGCCGCCGCTGACGGTGCGGCCCGGCCAGGTGCTCGAGCCGATCGACATCGACGCCGCCCGGGCGGAGGTCGAGAAGGCCGTCCGCCGGCGCGTGTCGGACCAGGAGCTCGCCGGCTACCTGATGTACCCGAAGGTCTTCACCGACTTCGCCGAGCACCAGCGCACCTACGGCGACGTCAGCGTCCTCCCGACGCCGGTGTTCCTCCACGGGATGACGCGCGACGAGGAGCTGTTCGTCGACATCGAGCGCGGCAAGACGCTCGTCATCCGGTTCCTCACCATCGGGGAGGCCGACGACGAGGGCCGCCGCACCATCTTCTTCGAGCTCAACGGCCAGCCGCGGGAGGTGAAGGTCGTCGACCGCTCCGTCGCCCCGACCGGCCCGGGGCGCCGGATGGCGGACGAGGGCGACCCCACCCACGTCCCCGCGCCGATGCCGGGCCTGGTGGTCGCGGTGCTCGCCCACGAGGGCGACCGGGTCGAGCGCGGCGACCGCCTCCTGTCGATCGAGGCGATGAAGATGGAGACGGGCGTCTTCGCCGACCGCGACGGGGTCGTCCTCGAGGTGCTCGTCGGGGCGGGCACCCAGGTCGACACCAAGCAGCTGATGGTCGTGGTCGGCGACCCCGCCGACCCCGGGGGCGACGGGGACGACGACGGCGACGGCGCCGGAGGGGACGGGGGGTAG
- the dapB gene encoding 4-hydroxy-tetrahydrodipicolinate reductase has translation MIDVCVSGAGGRMGQAVVGAVTREDDMRVAMSVDPTLGGQPDSYENLTAALASGTPEVMVDFTIPDTVFANVTTALRAGVHVVVGTTGLTDDQVAEIRALAEGGTANALIAPNFAVGAVLMMRFAAEASRHMPKAEIIELHHDRKLDAPSGTALRTAGLMEGDPVVHSVRLPGLVAHQEVILGGHDETLTIRHDSLSRESFMPGVVMAVRAVRTRPGLTLGLEPVLFGTP, from the coding sequence GTGATCGACGTCTGCGTCTCGGGAGCCGGTGGCCGCATGGGCCAGGCCGTGGTCGGCGCCGTCACGCGCGAGGACGACATGCGCGTGGCGATGTCCGTCGACCCCACCCTCGGCGGGCAGCCCGACAGCTACGAGAACCTCACCGCCGCGCTCGCGTCCGGCACGCCCGAGGTGATGGTCGACTTCACCATCCCCGACACCGTCTTCGCGAACGTCACCACCGCGCTCCGCGCCGGCGTCCACGTCGTCGTCGGCACCACCGGCCTCACCGACGACCAGGTCGCCGAGATCCGGGCCCTCGCCGAGGGGGGGACCGCGAACGCGCTCATCGCCCCGAACTTCGCCGTCGGCGCCGTCCTCATGATGCGCTTCGCCGCGGAGGCGTCACGGCACATGCCGAAGGCGGAGATCATCGAGCTGCACCACGACCGCAAGCTCGACGCCCCCTCCGGCACCGCCCTCCGCACCGCCGGGCTGATGGAGGGCGACCCCGTCGTCCACTCCGTCCGCCTCCCCGGCCTCGTCGCCCACCAGGAGGTCATCCTCGGCGGCCACGACGAGACCCTGACGATCCGCCACGACTCGCTCTCGCGGGAGAGCTTCATGCCCGGTGTCGTGATGGCGGTGCGCGCCGTCCGGACACGGCCCGGCCTGACCCTGGGGCTCGAGCCCGTCCTCTTCGGGACGCCATGA
- a CDS encoding histidine phosphatase family protein, with protein MRLILVRHGQSEWNALGRLQGVSDPPLSDAGRAEAVALGPFVAALAPEVAVSSDLRRAVVTRELLGLPATVAVAEDDPRWRESDLGEWTGRLPGDLSPAEHADFLRWRVGRHTPPGGESWARTRARVAEAARDLEATGARRAVVVTHGGPVRALCHELAGLDPEAMVPVANATVTIIETLPSPHLVAFGMSPDPRSGDRHLG; from the coding sequence GTGCGTCTGATCCTCGTGCGGCACGGACAGTCCGAGTGGAACGCCCTCGGGCGGCTCCAGGGGGTGTCCGATCCCCCCCTCAGCGACGCCGGCCGGGCGGAGGCGGTGGCCCTCGGGCCGTTCGTCGCCGCGCTCGCCCCGGAGGTCGCGGTGTCGTCGGATCTGCGGCGCGCCGTCGTGACCCGGGAGCTGCTCGGCCTGCCCGCGACCGTCGCCGTGGCGGAGGACGACCCGCGGTGGCGCGAGTCGGACCTCGGGGAGTGGACGGGGCGCCTGCCCGGTGACCTGTCCCCCGCCGAGCACGCCGACTTCCTGCGCTGGCGCGTCGGGCGCCACACCCCGCCGGGGGGCGAGAGCTGGGCGCGGACCCGGGCCCGCGTGGCGGAGGCGGCGCGGGACCTGGAGGCGACCGGCGCCCGCCGCGCCGTGGTCGTGACCCACGGGGGGCCGGTCCGCGCCCTCTGCCACGAACTCGCCGGACTCGACCCGGAGGCGATGGTCCCCGTCGCCAACGCCACCGTCACCATCATCGAGACCCTCCCCTCCCCCCACCTCGTCGCCTTCGGCATGAGCCCCGACCCCCGGAGCGGGGACCGCCACCTGGGGTGA
- a CDS encoding VOC family protein translates to MPVELIHTMIRVLDEDRSLAFYGAIGFEERGRRRVGGDTATVIFLALPGDGARLELTLNDGRTEPYELGEGYGHIALTVSDDMDAELARFAEAGIAPEKEPYAAYPGGPRICFLRDPDGYRIELLERNPEDEF, encoded by the coding sequence ATGCCCGTCGAACTGATCCACACGATGATCCGCGTGCTCGACGAGGATCGTTCCCTGGCGTTCTACGGGGCGATCGGCTTCGAGGAGCGGGGGCGGCGCCGGGTCGGTGGGGACACGGCGACGGTGATCTTCCTCGCCCTCCCGGGCGACGGCGCGCGGCTGGAGCTGACCCTCAACGACGGCCGCACGGAGCCGTACGAGCTGGGGGAGGGGTACGGCCACATCGCCCTGACGGTGAGCGACGACATGGACGCCGAGCTCGCCCGCTTCGCGGAGGCGGGGATCGCGCCGGAGAAGGAGCCCTACGCGGCGTACCCCGGCGGCCCCCGGATCTGCTTCCTCCGCGACCCCGACGGCTACCGCATCGAGCTCCTCGAACGGAACCCCGAGGACGAGTTCTGA
- a CDS encoding zinc-dependent alcohol dehydrogenase family protein, which yields MPAPALTSRAVRFEEFGEPADVLSVSRIPMPAPGPGEVTIRLTSRPINPSDLSVVRGRYGDLPPLPATPGLEGVGEVEALGEGVGNVTIGDRVVSLGITPGTWAERMTAPAATLVPIPDGVSDDAAAQLVVNPLTAWVLVVEELDVQPGEWLLQSAAGSTLGRVVLQLAKARGFRTINIVRRPEGAQELLDLGADEVIVGGDDLPARVGEITGGVGVAKAIDAVGGPLAAAMAASLAVRGTLVTYGRLSQEPAPFDTGQQIFRGSTVRGFWLAHWFRESTPAHVQETIATMLGMMAEGVVDPPVEARYDLADIRAAVAHAERPGRAGKVLLVG from the coding sequence ATGCCCGCCCCCGCACTGACCAGCCGCGCCGTCCGCTTCGAGGAGTTCGGGGAGCCCGCCGACGTCCTGAGCGTCTCCCGCATCCCGATGCCGGCGCCCGGTCCCGGTGAGGTGACGATCCGGCTGACGTCGCGCCCCATCAACCCGTCCGACCTCTCCGTCGTCCGCGGACGGTACGGCGACCTGCCGCCGCTGCCCGCCACCCCCGGGCTGGAGGGCGTCGGCGAGGTCGAGGCCCTCGGCGAGGGCGTCGGCAACGTCACCATCGGCGACCGCGTCGTCTCCCTCGGCATCACCCCGGGGACGTGGGCGGAGCGGATGACCGCGCCCGCCGCGACGCTCGTCCCCATCCCCGACGGCGTCTCCGACGACGCCGCCGCCCAGCTCGTCGTCAACCCCCTCACCGCCTGGGTGCTCGTCGTCGAGGAGCTCGACGTGCAGCCCGGCGAGTGGCTGCTCCAGAGCGCCGCGGGATCGACGCTCGGGCGCGTGGTGCTGCAGCTCGCGAAGGCGCGTGGCTTCCGCACCATCAACATCGTCCGCCGCCCCGAGGGCGCACAGGAGCTCCTCGACCTCGGCGCCGACGAGGTGATCGTCGGCGGTGACGACCTCCCCGCCCGCGTCGGGGAGATCACCGGCGGCGTCGGCGTCGCGAAGGCGATCGACGCCGTCGGCGGCCCGCTCGCCGCCGCCATGGCCGCGTCGCTCGCGGTGCGGGGCACCCTCGTCACCTACGGGCGCCTCTCCCAGGAGCCCGCCCCGTTCGACACCGGCCAGCAGATCTTCCGCGGCTCGACCGTCCGGGGGTTCTGGCTCGCGCACTGGTTCCGCGAATCCACCCCCGCCCACGTGCAGGAGACGATCGCGACGATGCTCGGGATGATGGCCGAGGGCGTCGTCGACCCCCCGGTCGAGGCGCGGTACGACCTCGCCGACATCCGCGCCGCCGTCGCCCACGCCGAACGGCCCGGCCGCGCGGGCAAGGTGCTGCTCGTCGGCTGA
- a CDS encoding M16 family metallopeptidase: MSAPASATPPPVIGVTPGGLRVVTEAIPGVRSVALGIWIGVGSRFERDEEAGISHFLEHMLFKGTPTHSPEQIAQAFDGLGGEVNAATGKDYTVLYCRVLDELLDQAMPLLTDMAQRPSFLDLDQEREVVLEEIAMYEDDPQDQIHDLASRAVFPDQALGRPVIGTREVIGSVPESGVRAYHAGHYTAPNMVVAAAGNITHERVMELSERLLGDLPSVASEGVFEAASAGAPTLVVKEKATEQYHLCLGGPGLSRNDPRRHAQSVLDTVLGGSMSSRLFQEVREKRGLAYSVGSYVVGYADAGQVGVYLGTREDNLGVCCDIIATELRRIGSEPLPAEELRRAKDHLKGRLVLGMESSGTRMNRIGRSVLTGTEMLTVDEIVERVEAVTVDDVQALAHEHWAPEAMSVAAIGPTGELIRDAVRRLSPELAAA; the protein is encoded by the coding sequence ATGAGCGCGCCGGCCTCGGCCACGCCCCCGCCGGTGATCGGCGTCACCCCGGGTGGTCTCCGTGTCGTCACGGAGGCCATCCCGGGGGTCCGCTCGGTCGCCCTGGGGATCTGGATCGGGGTCGGCTCGCGGTTCGAGCGCGACGAGGAGGCGGGGATCTCCCACTTCCTCGAGCACATGCTGTTCAAGGGCACGCCGACGCACTCGCCGGAGCAGATCGCCCAGGCCTTCGACGGCCTCGGCGGCGAGGTGAACGCGGCGACCGGCAAGGACTACACGGTCCTCTACTGCCGGGTGCTCGACGAGCTCCTCGACCAGGCGATGCCGCTGCTGACGGACATGGCGCAGCGGCCGTCGTTCCTCGACCTCGACCAGGAGCGCGAGGTCGTCCTCGAGGAGATCGCCATGTACGAGGACGACCCCCAGGACCAGATCCACGACCTCGCGAGTCGCGCGGTCTTCCCGGACCAGGCCCTCGGCCGTCCCGTCATCGGCACGCGCGAGGTCATCGGCAGCGTCCCCGAGTCGGGGGTGCGGGCCTACCACGCCGGTCACTACACGGCGCCGAACATGGTCGTCGCGGCGGCGGGCAACATCACCCACGAGCGGGTGATGGAGCTCTCGGAGCGCCTCCTCGGCGACCTGCCGTCGGTGGCGTCGGAGGGTGTCTTCGAGGCCGCCAGCGCCGGCGCCCCGACCCTCGTGGTGAAGGAGAAGGCGACGGAGCAGTACCACCTGTGCCTCGGTGGCCCGGGCCTGTCGCGCAACGACCCGCGCCGTCACGCCCAGTCGGTGCTCGACACGGTGCTCGGCGGGTCGATGAGCAGCCGCCTGTTCCAGGAGGTCCGTGAGAAGCGCGGCCTGGCGTACTCGGTCGGCTCCTACGTCGTCGGCTACGCCGACGCCGGCCAGGTCGGCGTCTACCTCGGCACGCGCGAGGACAACCTCGGCGTGTGCTGCGACATCATCGCGACGGAGCTGCGGCGCATCGGCTCGGAACCGCTGCCCGCCGAGGAGCTCCGCCGGGCGAAGGACCACCTGAAGGGCCGCTTGGTGCTCGGGATGGAGAGCTCCGGCACCCGCATGAACCGCATCGGCCGGTCCGTCCTGACGGGCACGGAGATGCTGACGGTCGACGAGATCGTGGAGCGCGTCGAGGCCGTGACGGTCGATGACGTGCAGGCGCTCGCGCACGAGCACTGGGCCCCGGAGGCGATGTCCGTCGCCGCGATCGGCCCGACGGGCGAACTGATCCGCGACGCCGTCCGCAGGCTCAGCCCGGAGCTCGCCGCCGCCTGA